A region of Ornithodoros turicata isolate Travis chromosome 5, ASM3712646v1, whole genome shotgun sequence DNA encodes the following proteins:
- the LOC135393765 gene encoding CD151 antigen-like isoform X1: MRSRSERNGNETPMRDQGRSPEHLERSEMTFRRGSKDNGCCSVSFLKYMLYIFNFIFFLSGLAVLGVAIWTIVMKQHHLSLLATVTYASTAYMLLLAGIIVIFVTVLGCIAIWRLDRCLLLGYTFLLLLIFLLEAVAGIIAYVYEEQVEQELKESLNATFTENYFFDAARTSAIDDFHQSFKCCGAVGFEDWLHSKWLKANRQLRNKVPDSCCKTVLPQCGVHDHPSNIYYDGCVNALQQQVREHLVIIGAVGLGICLVQVFGMIFSCCLYVRLRDYKRHPQYY; this comes from the exons GCAGAAGCCCCGAGCATCTCGAGAGGAGCGAAATGACGTTTCGGCGTGGCAGCAAGGATAATGGCTGCTGCTCGGTTTCTTTCCTCAAGTACATGCTCTACATATTCAACTTCATCTTCTTC TTGTCTGGCCTTGCAGTGTTAGGAGTGGCAATATGGACGATCGTCATGAAGCAGCATCACTTGAGCCTGCTGGCAACGGTCACGTACGCTTCCACAGCCTACATGCTGCTCCTGGctggtatcattgtcatatttGTCACTGTGCTCGGCTGCATCGCCATATGGAGGCTGGACCGGTGCCTCCTTCTCGGG TACACCTTCCTCTTGTTGCTCATCTTTCTGTTGGAGGCTGTGGCGGGAATTATTGCGTACGTCTACGAGGAACAG GTGGAACAAGAGTTAAAGGAGAGCCTGAATGCAACTTTCACGGAGAATTACTTCTTCGATGCAGCGAGGACAAGCGCCATTGATGATTTCCACCAGAGT TTCAAGTGCTGTGGGGCTGTAGGGTTTGAAGACTGGCTGCACAGCAAGTGGCTTAAAGCAAATCGACAGCTTCGTAATAAGGTGCCAGACTCCTGTTGCAAGACTGTATTGCCGCAATGCGGAGTACATGACCACCCCTCAAACATCTACTATGAC GGTTGCGTAAATGCATTACAACAGCAGGTGAGGGAGCACCTTGTTATCATAGGGGCTGTGGGGCTCGGAATTTGCCTTGTCCAG gtatttGGCATGATATTCTCTTGCTGCCTGTACGTTCGGCTTCGAGATTACAAACGCCACCCACAGTACTACTGA
- the LOC135393765 gene encoding CD151 antigen-like isoform X2 — MTFRRGSKDNGCCSVSFLKYMLYIFNFIFFLSGLAVLGVAIWTIVMKQHHLSLLATVTYASTAYMLLLAGIIVIFVTVLGCIAIWRLDRCLLLGYTFLLLLIFLLEAVAGIIAYVYEEQVEQELKESLNATFTENYFFDAARTSAIDDFHQSFKCCGAVGFEDWLHSKWLKANRQLRNKVPDSCCKTVLPQCGVHDHPSNIYYDGCVNALQQQVREHLVIIGAVGLGICLVQVFGMIFSCCLYVRLRDYKRHPQYY; from the exons ATGACGTTTCGGCGTGGCAGCAAGGATAATGGCTGCTGCTCGGTTTCTTTCCTCAAGTACATGCTCTACATATTCAACTTCATCTTCTTC TTGTCTGGCCTTGCAGTGTTAGGAGTGGCAATATGGACGATCGTCATGAAGCAGCATCACTTGAGCCTGCTGGCAACGGTCACGTACGCTTCCACAGCCTACATGCTGCTCCTGGctggtatcattgtcatatttGTCACTGTGCTCGGCTGCATCGCCATATGGAGGCTGGACCGGTGCCTCCTTCTCGGG TACACCTTCCTCTTGTTGCTCATCTTTCTGTTGGAGGCTGTGGCGGGAATTATTGCGTACGTCTACGAGGAACAG GTGGAACAAGAGTTAAAGGAGAGCCTGAATGCAACTTTCACGGAGAATTACTTCTTCGATGCAGCGAGGACAAGCGCCATTGATGATTTCCACCAGAGT TTCAAGTGCTGTGGGGCTGTAGGGTTTGAAGACTGGCTGCACAGCAAGTGGCTTAAAGCAAATCGACAGCTTCGTAATAAGGTGCCAGACTCCTGTTGCAAGACTGTATTGCCGCAATGCGGAGTACATGACCACCCCTCAAACATCTACTATGAC GGTTGCGTAAATGCATTACAACAGCAGGTGAGGGAGCACCTTGTTATCATAGGGGCTGTGGGGCTCGGAATTTGCCTTGTCCAG gtatttGGCATGATATTCTCTTGCTGCCTGTACGTTCGGCTTCGAGATTACAAACGCCACCCACAGTACTACTGA
- the LOC135393766 gene encoding thymocyte nuclear protein 1-like — MEKAIFQGERNENKFSRRESKSPFCSFSGLTWSIRHLLFSTMPKKRERRESKNDVTPDKDSKKLRADTEAITHWLLKSEPESRMQDGIDVKFGIDDLIACTDSTSCWDGVRNYQARNFMRDRMKEGHLCFFYHSNCKVPAIVGIVEVVKESYPDHTQYDKKSHYYDKSSTKDNPRWFMVDVKFVRKLQHPISLAQLKGLHEKHKASKGPLADMSLLTRSRLSVQPVSDGEWDFILSLEKSQDG; from the exons ATGGAGAAAGCCATTTTTCAaggagaaagaaatgaaaacaaGTTCAGCCGGCGCGAATCCAAA TCACCGTTTTGCTCGTTTTCTGGGCTTACCTGGAGCATTCGTCACCTGCTGTTTTCTACAATGCCGAAGAAACGAGAACGACGGGAAAGCAAAA ACGATGTTACACCTGACAAGGATTCAAAGAAACTACGCGCAGATACAGAAGCAATAACACACTGGCTTCTTAAATCAGAACCAGAGAGCAGGATGCAGGACGGTATTGATGTAAAA TTTGGCATTGATGATCTCATTGCTTGCACTGACAGTACTTCTTGTTGGGATGGAGTACGCAACTATCAG GCAAGAAATTTCATGCGTGACAGAATGAAAGAAGGTCACCTGTGCTTTTTCTATCACAGTAATTGCAAGGTTCCAGCCATTGTGGGCATTGTTGAG GTTGTGAAGGAGTCTTATCCAGATCATACCCAGTATGACAAGAAGAGTCATTACTATGATAA GTCTAGCACAAAGGATAATCCTCGCTGGTTCATGGTTGACGTGAAATTTGTGCGAAAGCTACAACATCCTATCAGTCTTGCTCAACTAAAAGGATTGCACGAAAAGCACAAGGCTTCCAAGGGACCCCTAGCTGACATGAGTTTGCTCACGAGGTCACGTCTGTCAGTGCAACCTGTTAGTGATG GTGAATGGGACTTCATACTCAGTTTGGAAAAGTCACAAGATGGCTAA